Genomic segment of Kibdelosporangium phytohabitans:
ACGGGTGGCTCGCGCGGCATCGGCGCGGCCATCGCGGGCGCGTTCCGGGACCAGGGCGACTCCGTCGTCGCCCTGTCCTCCGCGGACGCGGACCTCGCCGACCCGGCCGCCATCGAGCGCGCCGTCGCCAACGCGGTGGAAACCCTCGGCGGCGTTGACGTCCTGGTGAACAACGCGGGCCTGGTCGAGCTCGGCTCGTTGCCGGACCTGTCGTACGCGGACTGGCAGGCGATCTGGCAGCGGACTTTCGCGGTCAACGTGTTCGGCGCGGCCAACATGGCCTACTGCGTCGCCAAGCACATGATCGACCGGGGGATCAGCGGCCGGATCGTCAACGTCGGCTCCCGTGGCGCGTTCCGCGGCGAGCCGGACATGCCCGCGTACGGCGCCAGCAAGGCAGCGCTGCACTCGCTGGGTCAGTCCCTGGCGGTTTCCCTTGCGCCCCAAGGGATCGCGGTGACGTCGGTGGCTCCTGGCTTTGTCGCGACGGACCGGGTCGCCGACATGGTCACCGACGACGTCCGGCGGCAGAGCCCGTTCGGCCGGGTCGGGCGGCCCGAGGAGATCGCGGCGGCGGTCGTCTACCTGGCCTCGCCCGCGGCCGAGTGGGCCTCCGGCACGGTGGTGGACCTCAACGGCGCCTCCTACCTGCGCACCTGAGCAACCGAATCCCAGAAGTCGCAGTGATGAGTCGCGGCGAGGTCGACCCGTGCCGGATTCCGGCTGGTCAACGACATGGTCACCGGGTAGCGCGGCCACTCGCCGGCCGGCTGCCCGGTGCGGGCGAACCTGGTCCAGTAGTCGATCATGCGCTGCGACAGCGCTCCCTGCGGCTGGTCGTAGCCGGGGAACAGGTACGGCAGGTCGGACGCGTGTGGCGCGCCGGGCGGGAACGTCAGCCCGGGAACGGGCGGGCTGGGTTCGGCGAACTCGTAGGACCACGCGCGGAGGTCCTTGTTGCGTTTCGCCGTGGGGCACGCGAACACGACATCCGTGGTGACGGCTGCCCACGCCTGGCTCGGTGAGACGAAACGGCTCAACGGATACCGTTGCGCGACACGGCCCGCGTCTTTCCCGAACGCGTTGCCCAGCAGCGAATCGTACTGCCGAGGGGTGATGGGCTTACCCGCGAGGTCGTAGAAAACCGTTGCGGCGTAACTCATCTCGTTCTTCGTGATACCGGAGACGACGGCCACCTTGTGGATGTCGCCCGAGGAGATCGCGGCATCCGGGTCACGTGGCAGGACGGCGCTGCCGAAGGTCGGCGAGATGAACTCGCGGTGCTTGGTCAGCAGCTGCTCTGGGGACACCCGGCGCCGCATGCACGTGATGTCGGCGCATCCCAGTTCGTTGGCCACCCGGGCTCCGTCGGTCTCCCGCTGCGCCGTCGGCATCCACTGCGGGAACGACGGCACGCCGGGGAACATCGCTTCCGCCGGAACGGTGCCGGTGCAGGGCGCGCTCATCAGGATCACGCGTGCGAACAGGCCCGCCGCCGACGGCGACGCGAGGTGCCCGCAAATGCTCTTGCCACCAGCGGATTCCCCGACCAGTGTGACGTTGCCTCGTTCGCCGCCGAACCGGCTGACGTTGCGCTGCACCCACCGCATGGCGGCCTGCTGGTCCTCCATCGCGAACCCACCCGATCCGGGCAGCCCGGGATAGGCGAGCAGACCGAAGATCCCCAGCCGGTAGTTCGCGGTCACCACGACGACATCGCCTCGCACGGCCAGCCGGCGAGCGTCGTAGTCACTTCCGGCTTCCTCGGTGAAGCCGCCGCCGTGCAGCCAGAGGACCACCGGTTTCCTCGCCGCACCGCCACGCGGGACCGTGACGTTGAGAAACAGGCAGTCCTCGGCGGTGCTTGCTTTGTTTCCCTGCTCTGACGCCAGTTGGGCGCAGCGAGCGCCCGGTTTGGTGGCGTCACGGACGCCGCTCCAGCCGGCGGGCGGCCGCGGTGACCGCCACCGCAGCTCGCCCACGGGTGCGGCCGCGTACGGAATGCCTTGGAACAGCCGGTGATCCGCCGCTTCGACCCCTCGCAGCCAGCCGCTCTCGACACGCACCGAGTGCGTGGCCGACGCCGCTGGGACGGCCACCACCGTCGCCAGTGCGGCTGCCGTGGCGGCGAGCCTTGCCGCCCATCGCATGATCGAACCCCCTTGGACACGCTCCATCAAATCAAGTCAAACGTATCGGAATGCTCGACGTAGGGCAATACGGATATATTGAGAAGGTATCCACGCGGCGGACCCGCGGGGTCGGTGCCGCGTTCGTGGCCCAGCGCCTCGCCGACACGAACGACTCCTCGCCCAGAGCGGTGATCCGTGCCATCGCCGTCGAGCTGCTCTGCGTCGACGACCTGCACCGGAACGCTCTGCGCGTCGGCATGGCCTTCACCGCCCGCACTGGTCGACGGCGAGTTCGCGGCACGGCTGGTCGTCCTCGACGCCCACCTGGACCGGATCTTCACGACGTGAGGTCGTCGGACTTCCCGTCCTCGAGGCGTGACCACTGGGCGATCGGACGGCCGCCGGTCCGGATGCGTTCGGCGTTGCCCGTCCACGGCTGGGGCCAGCCGGTCGGCGAGTCCTCCCACGGCTCCTGCCGTCCGAACACGGTCAGATCCATCAGGGCGTAGCTGTAGTCCATGACCTCGACGCCGCGGTAGTTCGTCCAGTAGGTCTCGTACACGCGGTCGCCGTCACGCACGTAGCACACCAAGTGCATCAGGCCGACCTGTCGCCCGATGAGGAGCGCGTCGAGCGACTCCTCCGCCGAGTACCACGGCATCTGCCAGCCCATGAACTCGCGGTAGCGGACGCCTTCTTCGTACGGGCCCTGGCAGACGACCGCGTAGGTGATGTCGCGGGAATGCAGGTAGGACAGCTCCGCCACCTGGGTGGTGCACCACGTGCACCCCTCGCACTGGTCGGCGGCGCTGTGGCCGTGGTGCCACATGAAGTAGTAGACGATGAGCTGCTGACGCCCTTCGAACGCGTCGAGCAGGGTCACCGGTCCGGCGGGTCCGGTCAGCTCGAGGTGGCCGGGCACCTCCACCATCGGCAGCCGCCGCCTGGCTGCCGCGATGGCGTCGCCTTCCCTGGTGTGCGCCTTCTCCCGGACGCGGAGCTTGTCCAGTTCGGCCTGGAACGTCTCCCGGTCAACGACCAGGGGCAGCGCTTCGTCGGTGGTGTCGAGGTCTGCTGGCTCGTCGGTCACGACTGTCTCCTCTCGGGTGAAGCCGTGTCATCGCCCTCACCTGAATCAACGGCGCGATCGAGATGTTCCTTGAGCGCACCGAGCGGGTTGTCCCAGTCGCGGGCGAGCGCGGCGAGGAACTGCTGAGCCACCTGCATGGGCGCGGACTGCAGCCGGTAGCGCACCCGGCGGCGTTCGCCCGGCTGTGCCGTGACCAGTCCGGCGTCGGTGAGCAGGGTGATGTGCTTGCTGATCGCCTGCCGCGTGATCGGCAGGCGATCGGCCAGTTCGGTGACCGTGGCTGGGCCGCCCGCCGCCAGTGCGGCGAGGACGGCGCGGCGGCTCGGGTCGGCGAGGGCGACGAAGACCTGCTCGGCGATCGTCTCGATGTCAGGCGGCATTGAGGTAGTCGATCAGTTCGCCCAGCTCGCTCGCCCACCCCCTGGTGTTCCCGTCGTACGCCACGTCGTAGGTGCTGTCCGGGAGCTGGGCGAAACCGGCCTCGACAACGGTCAGCCGGGTTCCGGTGCCCGCCGGTTCCAGCGTGAACTCGACGTACGTGCGGCGCGGGTCGTCGTCGGGCAGCCCGTAGATCCGCCAGGTGAAGCCGAACACCGCCGGCTCCTCGACGCGCTCGATCCGCAGGTCCTGCGTGGACCCGTCGTCCCATTTCAGCTGACCAGCGCCGCCGGGGCGCAGGTCGATGGTGGCCGTGTTGCCGAACCACGTGCCGAGGCCCTCGGCGGTGGTCAGCGCGGCCCACACCTTGTCCGGTGCGTGCGCGATCTCGACGGTGCGTTCGATGCGGTCGGGAAAAGCCATCAGACCCTCCAGTGTGGCAACCAGTTGGTTGCCACACTATGTCACGGCGCCGCGTCCGGCAAAAGGGGCATCAGGCCGTGGCGATGGCCGCGAGGACATCCGTACGGGCCGCCCGCCGTGCCGGCCACAACGCGGCCAGCACACCGACCACCACCATCCCCGCCAAAGCGGCGGCGATGATCCCGTAGGGAACGGAGAACTCCCACAACGACTGGCCCATCATCGCGTGCTGCATGACCGCACCGAAGCCCACGCCGACAAGGATCCCGAGAACGCCGCCGTAAGCGCAGATCACGACGCTCTCGGTCCGGATGGCCCGGCGCACCAGCGGCCTGCCCGCCCCGACCGCGCGCAGGACACCGATCTCCCTCGTCCGCTCCATCACCGACAGGGCGAGCGTGTTGACCACACCGAAGGCGGCGATCACGATGGCCGCGCCGAACAACGCGTACATCAGCGACAGCAACAACTCGAAGCTCTCGGTCGCCTCCTTGATCACGCCCTCGCGATCGGTGACGACCACGTCAGGCCGGTCCTGGAACGCCGCCGCGACACCCGCGCGCACCGCCGTGGCGTCGGCACCGGTGGCGTACACGGTGGTGACGGCGGCGTCCCGGATCTTCGCCGGCACCGTCGCGACGTCCACATAGAACAGCGGCCTGCCTTCCATTCCCTTGTGCAGACCGATGATCGTGGTGGTGACCGACGTGACCGGGTCGAAGGTCAGCGTCACCTGGTCGCCCACCTTCGCGCCGATCATGGCCGCCTCGTTCTCGCCGACGACAGCGCCGCGGCGGACATCACCCGAGCCCTCGACGATCTCCGGCCGCACGACACCGTCGGGTTCGACGGCGGACAGCGTCGTACGACTGGTCGAACCGTTGTGCGTGACCTTGAGGAAGATGTAGCGATCCGCGGACACGCTTCGCACGCCCGGCACCGCCTTCACCTTGCCCAGCACGTCCGTGCCCAGCGCGACCCGGTCGACCGGGGACTGGACGACGGTCGCCGTCGCCGGGACCGTGGCGCGGATCGACGACGCGAGCATCGACGTGATCGACGACCCGAGCGTGGCGAACGCGCACACCAGGGCCAAACCGACCATCAGCGACGACGTCGTGGCCGCGGTCCGCCGTGAGTCACGCACCGCGTTGCGGATCCCCAGCCGGGTCGCCGGACCACCGCGGCGGCTCAGCACCCGGCCGACCGGGCGGAGCACGGCGTCCGCCAACGCCGGGGCCAGCAACAACACGCCGAGCCACGCCGCGATCCCGCCGCCCATCGACACGACCCGCTCGGTGGTCGACAGGTCGTTGCGCAGCGTCAGCGCCGTCGCGACCACGCCCGCCGCGACGGCGGCCAGACCGGTGATCGAACGCGCCCGCAGCGACCGTGGGGCGAACGAACCGTCCGTCCGCAGCGCCGCGACCGGCGGCACGGAGGCGGCTCGCCGTGCCGACGTGTACGCCGAGACCATCGTGACCAGCACACCGGCGGCGTACCCGATGAGGATGCCGGTGGGGGTGACCGTCAGCGAGATGGACTGCCCCTCGGGAGCGTTCACCACCAGCCCGAGCAAACCCATCCCGATACCCACGGCGACACCCAGCGTCGAACCGACGAACCCGAGCGCACCCGCTTCCAGCAGCACCGCACGGCGAACCTGGCGGCGAGTCGCCCCGATCGCGCGCATCAGCGCCAGTTGCCGCGTCCGCTGCGTCACCAGCATCGCGAACGTGTTGGCGATGACGAACATCCCGGCCAGCAACGCCACCGCCGCGAACCCGAGCAGGCCTTCCCGGCTGGACCGGGCCGACTCGTCCGCCCTGGCCCGTGCCTGCTCGGCGAGGTCCGCGCCGGTCGCGACCGTGCGCGTGGCGTGATCGACGAGCCCCCGCGCAGTCGCCGCGATCGCGTCCGCGTCCGCACCAGGCCGCACGGACAGTTCGACCTGTGCGTAGCGGTCACCCAGCACACCGGGATCGCCGAACGCCACAACCGGATCCGGCTCACCCAGCGACCGGTACGCGAACACCCCGGCGACCACCGCGTCGACCGAACGCCCGTCGGCCAGCAGGATCCGGGCCCGCTCCCCGATCCCGCGCCCGGCCGGCCCGGCCTGTGCCTCGGCGATGGCCACCTCACCCGGCGCCGGGGCTTTGCCGTCCTTGAGGACGAACCGGTCCGACGAATCCCACGCCGTCCCGGCCTGGTCCGGGCGCACACCGACGAGCTTGCCGTCCGCGCGGACCACACCGGCGTACCCGGAAACCACCCCGGAAGCGCTCGCCACACCGGGAATGCCCGCCAGCCGGTCCTGGTCGGCCCCGGTCAGTTCCGGCGCGCCCTCGACGATCCGCACCGACACACCGACGTCCTCGCGGACGCCCGCACCACGCGTCGTCTCGGCGGCCGAGTCCGAGACGACCCACGTCGCCACGACGAACGCCACCCCCAGGGTGATCGCGACGAGCGTCATCGCGACCCTTCCCTTGTGCGCGACCAGGTCACGCAGCATCGCGCGCACCATCAGGCGACTACCTTCTCGAGGTCCTTCATCCGGTCGAGGACACGCTCGGCTGTCGGGCCGGCGAGCTCGCCGACCACACGCCCGTCAGCGAGGAACAGCACGCGGTCGGCGTACGCGGCCGCCGACGGCTCGTGTGTCACCATCACGACGGTCTGGCCGAACTGGTCCACGCTGCGGCGCAGGAACCCGAGGACGTCCGCCGAGGCCTTGGAGTCCAGCGCACCGGTCGGCTCGTCGGCGAACACCACTTCCGGTTTGGTGATCAGCGCACGCGCGCACGCGACTCGTTGCTGCTGCCCGCCGGAGAGCTGGTTCGGCTTGTGCCCGAGCCGGTGCCGCAAACCGACACCGTCGATGACCGCGTCGGCGAAGGCCTGGTCCGGCCGCCGCCCGGCCAGGTCGAGCGGGAGCACGATGTTCTCCCACGCGGTCAGCGTCGGCAGCAGGTTGAACGCCTGGAACACGAAGCCGACGCGATCGCGCCGCAACGCGGTCAGTCGCGTGTCGGACAACGACGACGTGTCCGTGCCGCCGATGAAGACCTGGCCGCTGGTCGGCTGGTCCAGGCCCGCGAGGCAGTGCAGCAGCGTGGACTTGCCGGACCCGGACGGGCCCATGATGGCCGTGAACTGCTCGCGCGGGAAGCCGACCGTCACGTCGTCGAGCGCGACCACGCGCACGTCGCCTGACGACCCCGAGTCGTACACTTTGGACAGATCGCGGCCGTGGACCGCCGGGCTTGTGTTCGAAGTTCGCACACCGTAGACGGTCCAGGATCCGGCCCGGCGGCACATCTGACCCCGGGCAGATCTTGCGGCTCTGTCTCAGGGCGGACGCGGCACCACACCGTCAACCCCAGAGCTGACAGTCAGCCGCAGGTGCTCTTGGCGGGCAGATCGCTGCCGGGGTCGAAGTAGGTGGCGCGGTCCTTGCCGTTGCCGCTGTCCGGGTCCGCGCGCTGCTCGCTGACCGCGGGGGCCAGGTACCCGGCGCGCAACGCCTCACAACCCATGGAATAGGTGAAGCCCTGTGACCGGACCGGCCAGATACCCAGGCTGCTGGCGGCGTACTTGCCGGTCAGCACCGAGTAGTCGACGTCCCAGCGGTCGACGGCGACGATGTCCATCACGTCTCTGAGCTTCTTCGGCTCGTCGGTGGCGAAGGCGTACGCGAACACGAAGTTCGTGTGCACCACCAGTTCGCCCTGCCGCGTGCCCTGTTCGGCCCACATCCGGCCGCGCACCTTCGGCGCGGCGGGCAACAGCTTGTGCCCGCTGGCCAGCCTGGTGGCGTACGCGTGCGCTTCGTTGGGATCCGTGCTGAACACCGGCCGCATGTTCTTCTGCGAGTCCTTCGCCAGCAGCTTGAGGTAGCGCTCGACGTCGTGCTGTTCGAGGACCGCCCGGTCGAGCCGTGAGGTGATCACCGCCTGGCGCACCTTGGCGTAGGCGTCGCCGACCTGCTGCGCGGTGAACGGGCCGACAGCCTTCGCCGCCGGTACGACCACGCCGGCCTCGCCGTCCGGCCAGTCCGCGGCGGGCGTCCCGGTGTACGGGCGACCGAGGTCTACGTGAACCGGTGGGGCCGTCGCTGTCACGTCGACTGTTCTCGGCTCGGCCGTGCCCCGGACCTCGTTGAAAGTCACGATCCCCGCGATCACCGCTGCGCCGACGCTGAGCGTGGCGACCTTGGCGCGGTAGCGCTTGAGGAACGAGCGTGGTGAATCGGTGCCGTGTTGTGGGTCCTCGGGCATTTCTCCCTCGCGCGTGCTCGCGGAGAACAGGGTGCCCGGCAGCCCCGTGGATGGACATGCCAGGTCCACACCGGACCTGGTGAGCCTAGCCTGACCACGTTGCGTAAAACTAGTGGTTACGGGTAGTGGCCCGAATGCGCTGAGTCACAATGCGTGGTCGCTGGCGGCTGCTCGGGCCGACACGTCACCCATTCGTATGAGTGGGCATGCGCGTGAAGTCGCGTCGGCGCGGTTCGTAAACTCTGTCACCGTGACAGAGACAGCCATCCCCCAGGCAACAACCGATCTTCCGGCCGCGTTCGCGCCCGAGAAGGTAGAGGGACGGCTGTACCGGCGCTGGGTGGACGCCGGCTACTTCGAGGCGGACGTGACCTCGGACAAGCCGCCCTTCACCATCGTGCTGCCGCCGCCGAACGTCACCGGGCAGCTGCACATGGGACACGCGCTGGACCACACGCTGATGGACAGCATGTCCCGGCGCCGCCGGATGCAGGGCTACGAGGTGCTGTGGCTGCCCGGCATGGACCACGCGGGCATCGCGACCCAGAACGTGGTGGAGCGCTCGCTCGCGGAGAAAGAAGGCGTGTCCCGCCACGACCTTGGCCGTGACGAGTTCGTCGCGCGCGTGTGGGAGTGGAAGGACGAGTACGGCGGCCGCATCCTCGACCAGATGCGCAAGCTCGGCGACGGCGTCGACTGGAGCCGCGAACGCTTCACCATGGACGAAGGCCTGTCCAAGGCCGTGCAGACCGTCTTCAAGAAGATGTACGACGACGGCCTGATCTACCGCGCGGAACGGATCATCAACTGGTGCCCGCGCTGCCAGACGGCGCTGTCGGACATCGAGGTGGAGCACTCCGAGGACGAGGGCGAACTCGTCTCGATCCGCTACGGCGACGGCGACGAGTCGATCGTGGTGGCGACCACGCGCGCCGAGACCATGCTCGGTGACACCGCGGTGGCCGTGCACCCCGACGATGAGCGCTACAAGCACCTGATCGGCAAGGAGATCCCGCTGCCGCTGACCGGCCGCCGGATCCCGATCGTCGCCGACGAGCACGTGGACCCGGAGTTCGGCACCGGCGCGGTGAAGGTGACGCCCGCGCACGACCCCAACGACTTCGAGATCGGCCAGCGGCACGACCTGCCGTCGATCACGATGATGAACGAGCGCGCGGTCGTGACCGTGAAAGGCCCGTTCGAAGGCCTCGACCGCTTCGAAGCCCGGCCCGCCGTGGTCGCCGCGCTGCGCGAGCAGGGCCGGATCGTGGCCGAGAAGCGCCCGTACCTGCACTCCGTCGGGCACTGCTCGCGGTGCGACACGGTCGTGGAGCCGCGCCTGTCGATGCAGTGGTGGGTGAAGGTCGAGCCGCTGGCCCGCGCGGCCGGTGACGCCGTGCGCGACGGCCGCACGACCGTGCACCCGCCGGAGCTGGCCAAGCGCTACTTCGACTGGGTCGACAACATGCACGACTGGACCATCTCCCGCCAGCTGTGGTGGGGGCATCGGATCCCGGTCTGGTACGGCCCGGACGACGAGGTCGTGTGCGTCGGCCCGGACGAGCAGCCGCCGTCCGGCGACGGCTGGACCCAGGACCCGGACGTGCTCGACACGTGGTTCTCGTCGGGCCTGTGGCCGATCTCCACACTGGGCTGGCCGGACAGGACGGCGGACCTGGCGAGGTTCTACCCGACCAGCGTGCTGTGCACCGGCTACGACATCCTCTTCTTCTGGGTCGCCCGGATGATGATGTTCGGCCTGTACGCGATGGACGGCAAGCAGCCGTTCGACCAGCTCTACCTGCACGGCCTGATCCGTGACGCGCAGGGCAAGAAGATGTCCAAGTCGCGCGGCAACGTGATCGACCCGCTGGAATGGCTCGACCGCTACGGCGCGGACGCGCTGCGCTTCACCCTCGCGCGCGGCGCGAACCCGGGCAGCGACATGGCGCTGGCCGAGGAGTGGGCGTCCGGTTCACGCAACTTCGTGACGAAGCTGTGGAACGCCAGCCGTTTCGCGTTGATGAACGGCGCGACGACCGCGATCCCGGTGCCGCCGCGGGACACTTTGACCGACGCGGACCGCTGGATACTCGACCGCCTGGACACCCTGGTGTCCGATGTGGACGGCCTGTTCGACGACTTCCAGTTCGCCAAGGCGTGCGACGCGCTCTACCACTTCACGTGGGACGAGTTCTGCGACTGGTACCTGGAACTGGCGAAGGTCCAGATCGCCGAGGGGCGCGCGGAAGCGACCCGCGCGGTGCTGGGGCACGTGCTCGACGCGGTGCTGCGGTTGCTGCACCCGGTCATCCCGTTCGTGACCGAGGAACTGTGGACAGCGCTGACCGGCGGCGAGTCCGTCGTCATCGCCTCGTGGCCGTCGGCCGGCGGCGCTTCGGCGGACGCCGGCGCGGCGCGGCGGATCGAGGGCGTGCAGAAGCTGATCACCGAGATCCGCCGGTTCCGCAGCGACCAGGGCCTCAAGCCGGGCCAGAAAGTCAGCGCCCGCCTCGGCGGCCTCGACGCGGCGGGCCTCGCCGACCACCAGAGCGCCGTGGCCACCCTGGCCCGCCTGACCGCACCGGAAGAAGGCTTCACCGCAGGCGCCTCCCTGGAAGTCGCGCTGCCCGGTGCGTCATCGGTCGTGGTCGAACTGGACCTGTCCGGCGCGGTGGACGTCGAAGCCGAACGCAAGCGTCTCACCAAGGACCTCGCGGTGGCGCAGAAGGAACTCGCCCAGTGCGAGGGCAAGCTGAACAACCCGAAGTTCACCGAGAAGGCCCCGGCCGACGTGGTCGACAAGATCAAGGACCGCCGGGAGACGGCGCTGGCCGACATCGACCGGATCAACGCCCGCCTCAACGCCCTTCCTCTGGCGCAATAACGGGTATTGCCGCAGACCGGCCCGGCCGCCCTGTCGTCGACGGGCAGCCGGGCCGGTCTTGTCAGACCCTTGCGCAACCGGTTCCGCGCCCCGCAGCGTCGGCTGAGCGCGGAACCGATCTGGTTGCTGTGAACTGATCTGCGGGCGTCTACAGCTGGGCGAGGGCCGCGGCGCTGGGGCTGCCTGGTTCGGCGGTGTACATCACCAGTCGCAGGTCTGTGCCGGGCAGCAGCAGGGTTTGGCTGTCCAGTTCCAGCTCACCCAGTTCGGGGTGGCGCAAATGCTTGCGCAGTGTGGAGATCGGGCGCACATCGTGGTCGCGCCACCCGGCGGCGAAGTCCGCGCTGTGTGCGGCGAACTCGTTGACCAGTTCGCCGATGACGCGGTCGGCTGGGTGGCGTGCGCTGGCCGCGCGTAGCTGGGCAGCGGATTGACGGGCGAACTCGCCTTCCGCGCCCGCCGGGGCCGAGCACACCGTCCCGCCCAGGCGGATGGACAGGCGCACGGTGTTGCGGTCCTCGGCGGGCAGCAGGTCGAACCGGGTGATCAACGCGGCAGCCGCGGCGTTCCAGGCCACGATGTCCTGCCGCTCGCCGACCAGGTATGCCGGGATCGGCCCGAGGCGGTCGAGCAGACGCCGGGCGTCGGCTGGCACGCCCGCGTGAGCGGTATCCGGAGCGGGCGGCACCTGTCCGGCCAAGCGTGCGAGGTGTTCGCGTTCGGCCGCGGTGAGCCGTAGCGCCGTGCCCAGCGCGGCCAGCACCTCCGGGGACGGACGCGGCGCGCGGGCCTGCTCCAGCCGTTCGTGGTAGCTCACCGACATCCCCGCCAGTTCGGCCACTTCTTCGCGGCGCAGCCCCGGCGTGCGGCGGGCACGTCGGCCTCGTGCCGGGTCGGGCCGCAGCGCTTCCCGTCGGCGCCGCAGGAAGTCGGCCAGGTCGCCTCTGCTCACTCCACCCATGGTGGCACGGGCCGTTCCGGTTGGCCACGGACTGGCGGTCCGGGGCTCAGGCGGCCGTTCCCCCACGTCGCCGCACGACCGAACCTGGACTCGTCACCCGATCGAACACCGGAGGAAACGTGCCTGAGGAGACGTTCCGGCGCTTGCTGGATCTGTTGCTGGCCAAGGACATGGACGCCGTCGCCGACTTGTGGGCCGAGCACGGCGTCGGCGAGTTCCCCTTCGCGGCGGGGAATTCGCCGAAACACCTGGCCGGGCGGGAGGAGGTCCGCCAGTACCTGGCCGGGTACCCGGACCTGATGGACGTGCGGGACATCCCCGAGGTCACCGTGCACCACACGCGGCAGCCGGACACCATCGTGGTCGAGTTCACCGCGAACGGCCGGACAGTGCGCACCGGGGAGCCCTACCAGCTGGACTACATCGCGGTGATCACCGTTCAGGACGGCCTGATCACCCGCTACCGCGACTACTGGAGCCCATTGGCCACTGCCACCGCAGCAGGGACCCTGCCTGAGCTGCTCGACGCACTGCGCGCAGACCGATGACCGGTGTACTGGTGATCGGCGGCACCGGGAAGACCGGGAGCGCGTTGGTGGAACTGTTGCGTGGCAACGATGTCCCGGTCCGTGTGGGTACACGCAACCCGTCCGGCGGTGACACGGTCCGGTTCGACTGGAACGACCCGGCCACGCACGAGGCCGCGTTGCGCGGGATGGACCGCGTCTACCTCGTGCCCCCGCTGCTGAACGTGGACCCGATGCCGCTGGTCGGGCCGTTGCTCGGCAACGCACGACGCCTGGACATGCGAGTCGTGCTTCTCGGCTCCGCCATCGTGCTGCCGGACGCTCCCGGCGCGCTCGAACTGGACGCGCAGGTGCGTGCCCAGCCCGGGTGGACGGTGCTGCGACCGTCGGGATTCATGCAGAACTTCCTGCGCCCGCACCCACTGGGCGCGCGGATCCGTCAGCACGGGGAGATCCGCACCTCCGCCGGTGACGGCCGGCTGGGCTGGGTCGACGCACGGGACATCGCGGCCGCCGCGTACGCGGTGCTGTCCAATC
This window contains:
- a CDS encoding valine--tRNA ligase — its product is MTETAIPQATTDLPAAFAPEKVEGRLYRRWVDAGYFEADVTSDKPPFTIVLPPPNVTGQLHMGHALDHTLMDSMSRRRRMQGYEVLWLPGMDHAGIATQNVVERSLAEKEGVSRHDLGRDEFVARVWEWKDEYGGRILDQMRKLGDGVDWSRERFTMDEGLSKAVQTVFKKMYDDGLIYRAERIINWCPRCQTALSDIEVEHSEDEGELVSIRYGDGDESIVVATTRAETMLGDTAVAVHPDDERYKHLIGKEIPLPLTGRRIPIVADEHVDPEFGTGAVKVTPAHDPNDFEIGQRHDLPSITMMNERAVVTVKGPFEGLDRFEARPAVVAALREQGRIVAEKRPYLHSVGHCSRCDTVVEPRLSMQWWVKVEPLARAAGDAVRDGRTTVHPPELAKRYFDWVDNMHDWTISRQLWWGHRIPVWYGPDDEVVCVGPDEQPPSGDGWTQDPDVLDTWFSSGLWPISTLGWPDRTADLARFYPTSVLCTGYDILFFWVARMMMFGLYAMDGKQPFDQLYLHGLIRDAQGKKMSKSRGNVIDPLEWLDRYGADALRFTLARGANPGSDMALAEEWASGSRNFVTKLWNASRFALMNGATTAIPVPPRDTLTDADRWILDRLDTLVSDVDGLFDDFQFAKACDALYHFTWDEFCDWYLELAKVQIAEGRAEATRAVLGHVLDAVLRLLHPVIPFVTEELWTALTGGESVVIASWPSAGGASADAGAARRIEGVQKLITEIRRFRSDQGLKPGQKVSARLGGLDAAGLADHQSAVATLARLTAPEEGFTAGASLEVALPGASSVVVELDLSGAVDVEAERKRLTKDLAVAQKELAQCEGKLNNPKFTEKAPADVVDKIKDRRETALADIDRINARLNALPLAQ
- a CDS encoding oxidoreductase, translating into MTGVLVIGGTGKTGSALVELLRGNDVPVRVGTRNPSGGDTVRFDWNDPATHEAALRGMDRVYLVPPLLNVDPMPLVGPLLGNARRLDMRVVLLGSAIVLPDAPGALELDAQVRAQPGWTVLRPSGFMQNFLRPHPLGARIRQHGEIRTSAGDGRLGWVDARDIAAAAYAVLSNPGEQREYLLTGPKALSYPDTAAIITAHTGRPTRVVHISTEQQAANYRAAGIPASFATALAAMENGIRAGVEDRVSTSVLDLTGRPPRTFAEFVQEHADEWVR
- a CDS encoding helix-turn-helix transcriptional regulator — its product is MGGVSRGDLADFLRRRREALRPDPARGRRARRTPGLRREEVAELAGMSVSYHERLEQARAPRPSPEVLAALGTALRLTAAEREHLARLAGQVPPAPDTAHAGVPADARRLLDRLGPIPAYLVGERQDIVAWNAAAAALITRFDLLPAEDRNTVRLSIRLGGTVCSAPAGAEGEFARQSAAQLRAASARHPADRVIGELVNEFAAHSADFAAGWRDHDVRPISTLRKHLRHPELGELELDSQTLLLPGTDLRLVMYTAEPGSPSAAALAQL
- a CDS encoding nuclear transport factor 2 family protein translates to MPEETFRRLLDLLLAKDMDAVADLWAEHGVGEFPFAAGNSPKHLAGREEVRQYLAGYPDLMDVRDIPEVTVHHTRQPDTIVVEFTANGRTVRTGEPYQLDYIAVITVQDGLITRYRDYWSPLATATAAGTLPELLDALRADR